A window of Fibrobacter sp. UWB11 contains these coding sequences:
- the dacB gene encoding D-alanyl-D-alanine carboxypeptidase/D-alanyl-D-alanine-endopeptidase — protein MNKVLKIAFGLLPFLVAPLFAHVNVASFKTYVDSLLPGTTFGMSLRSVKMGKEIGNINGDEMFTPASTLKTLTTAAAIHFLPLNYEPKTEITVFGDIKKRTLTGSLKIRGEGDPNISARYYDDPFYMLNAMVDSVRAMDIDTIVGQIDLDTSYYKGPWKAENWRRNFYDSWYGAEIGPLGFNDNCVTIRFWPGYFRGDTAVVSIQPDVGYVKVINNLKTVKGKKKKWVYGIDPDKSIITLGGTMGEDLDSASMVLPIRNPIGYFRAAFMYALKNRGIVFKEGKSKSNTELKKFSFSSAPLLSILDEINQRSQNFHAETLLRNLGAQISGEGSVEGGRKAERKFLLDMDLNPTDFDVWDGSGLSPENKVKPSTVSKMLAKMARHPKGNYYINSFASPGVGSGAKRMLNLEAPWLTRFKTGYIAEVHALVGYIYTVDGDTLTASMYLNGTNTNPDAKSKDVLDTLWMRLISYTNNNYNSLLQMKNLWLDAQGVSGLNKRLDYFSKRLIGTPYKLGPMGEGHLDTVEDKPLVYLDSVDCVTYLEHVVALAMAKSEKSLYRQLQRLRYKGSKVSFLTRKHYLLEDWVGEGKYAKVIPMEGEVSVTRTMPKKEFFKNHNITYTGKETPIKIRYMPLDKAIEMAKKTYKGTMKVLGVGIVGTSDKIDLTHTGFVIFYPGQKPVLRHASSQKKQVVEVPLAEYLQTRKIPGVTYFKFIQH, from the coding sequence ATGAATAAGGTGCTTAAAATTGCTTTTGGGTTGCTGCCGTTCTTGGTTGCACCGCTGTTTGCTCATGTGAATGTGGCTTCGTTTAAGACCTATGTGGACTCACTTCTTCCGGGGACTACATTTGGCATGTCTTTGCGCTCTGTGAAAATGGGCAAAGAAATCGGCAACATCAATGGCGATGAAATGTTCACGCCGGCAAGTACGCTCAAGACTTTGACGACTGCCGCTGCAATTCATTTTTTACCGCTCAATTACGAACCGAAAACCGAAATAACGGTATTTGGCGACATTAAAAAGCGCACGTTGACCGGCTCGCTCAAGATTCGTGGCGAAGGTGACCCGAACATTTCGGCGCGCTATTACGATGACCCGTTCTACATGCTGAATGCCATGGTGGATTCCGTTCGTGCGATGGATATAGATACCATCGTAGGCCAAATTGATTTGGATACGAGTTATTATAAGGGCCCGTGGAAAGCTGAAAACTGGCGCCGCAACTTTTATGATTCTTGGTATGGAGCTGAAATTGGTCCGCTCGGGTTCAATGACAACTGTGTGACGATTCGTTTTTGGCCGGGGTATTTCCGTGGCGATACGGCGGTTGTTTCTATCCAGCCCGATGTAGGCTACGTCAAGGTTATAAACAACTTAAAAACGGTCAAGGGCAAGAAAAAGAAATGGGTCTATGGAATTGACCCCGACAAGTCTATCATTACGCTTGGCGGAACGATGGGCGAAGATTTGGATTCGGCAAGCATGGTGCTCCCGATCCGCAACCCGATTGGCTATTTTAGGGCGGCGTTCATGTACGCGCTCAAGAACCGCGGAATCGTTTTCAAGGAAGGCAAATCGAAGTCGAATACGGAATTGAAAAAGTTCTCGTTCTCGTCTGCTCCTTTGTTGAGTATTCTGGATGAAATCAATCAGCGTAGTCAGAATTTCCATGCCGAAACGTTGCTCAGAAATCTTGGTGCGCAAATTTCTGGCGAAGGCAGTGTCGAAGGTGGCCGCAAGGCCGAACGCAAGTTCCTTTTGGATATGGATCTCAACCCGACCGATTTTGATGTCTGGGATGGAAGCGGCCTTTCTCCGGAAAACAAGGTAAAGCCTTCTACCGTTTCGAAGATGCTTGCGAAAATGGCTCGCCATCCGAAGGGCAATTATTATATCAATAGTTTTGCAAGTCCTGGCGTGGGCTCCGGTGCAAAGCGCATGCTGAATCTTGAAGCTCCATGGCTCACGCGATTCAAGACGGGCTACATTGCCGAAGTCCATGCGTTGGTAGGTTATATCTATACGGTAGATGGCGATACGCTTACCGCATCCATGTACCTGAACGGCACGAACACCAATCCAGATGCCAAGAGCAAGGATGTCCTTGATACGCTCTGGATGCGGTTGATTAGTTATACCAATAATAATTACAATTCCCTTTTGCAAATGAAAAACTTGTGGCTGGATGCCCAAGGTGTTAGCGGACTCAACAAGCGTTTGGATTATTTCTCGAAGCGTTTGATTGGAACTCCTTACAAGCTTGGCCCGATGGGTGAAGGTCATTTAGATACGGTTGAAGATAAACCGTTAGTTTATCTTGACTCAGTCGATTGCGTGACGTACTTGGAACATGTTGTTGCCCTTGCGATGGCAAAAAGTGAAAAGTCCTTGTACAGACAGCTGCAGCGCCTCCGCTACAAAGGAAGCAAGGTGAGTTTTTTGACGCGTAAACATTACCTGCTCGAAGATTGGGTTGGCGAAGGTAAGTATGCAAAGGTCATTCCGATGGAAGGCGAGGTCTCGGTAACGCGCACCATGCCCAAGAAGGAATTTTTCAAGAATCACAACATAACGTACACGGGCAAGGAAACTCCGATCAAGATTCGCTATATGCCGTTGGACAAGGCTATTGAAATGGCGAAGAAAACATACAAAGGAACAATGAAAGTTCTCGGCGTTGGGATTGTTGGGACGTCCGACAAGATTGACTTGACGCATACGGGCTTTGTGATTTTCTATCCGGGACAAAAGCCGGTGCTGCGTCACGCCTCATCGCAAAAGAAGCAGGTCGTAGAAGTTCCGCTCGCCGAATACCTCCAAACCCGCAAAATCCCCGGCGTTACTTACTTCAAGTTTATACAGCACTAG
- a CDS encoding formylglycine-generating enzyme family protein → MRLEQILSHGVSVAVLSLGMCFALGACTASGESVEGEAIIPSDNGRSSPVNQSSSSKGSPQVDSTVFTMFEWSTIPKATITRGVNSFGVNSFAIATTEVTQKTYEFVMNSLPKQLKSGENRAVSDVDWFRAALFCNAFSKLVGLDTAYVYKSIAGDSSLVDLTINYSVASIRLPTENEWEVAARGGTSTTYYWDTDVATKYAYYGQTTGPDEVAQKLPNAFGLYDMAGNVAEWVNDWYDTYPKNGSNNYAGPKTGDFRVIRGGGWSDKVTALAPKEREKLNPAQSKVTIGFRLVYSTGF, encoded by the coding sequence ATGCGTCTGGAACAGATTTTATCGCATGGCGTGTCGGTAGCGGTTTTATCGCTTGGAATGTGCTTTGCGCTTGGAGCCTGCACGGCTAGTGGTGAGTCTGTCGAAGGCGAAGCTATTATCCCTAGTGATAATGGCCGTTCGTCCCCCGTGAATCAGTCGTCTTCGAGTAAAGGTTCGCCGCAGGTGGACTCCACGGTCTTTACCATGTTCGAATGGTCGACTATTCCCAAGGCAACGATTACCCGTGGTGTGAATTCTTTTGGAGTCAATTCGTTTGCAATTGCAACAACGGAAGTGACTCAAAAGACCTATGAATTTGTCATGAACAGTTTGCCGAAACAGCTTAAGAGTGGCGAAAATCGCGCCGTTTCGGATGTGGACTGGTTCCGTGCAGCACTCTTCTGCAATGCGTTCTCAAAGCTTGTTGGGCTTGATACGGCCTATGTTTACAAGTCCATTGCCGGTGATTCTTCTTTAGTAGATTTGACCATCAATTACTCCGTTGCATCCATCCGCCTCCCGACTGAAAATGAATGGGAAGTGGCTGCTCGCGGTGGTACCTCGACGACGTATTATTGGGATACCGACGTTGCAACAAAGTATGCGTATTATGGACAAACTACGGGTCCTGATGAAGTGGCTCAAAAGTTGCCGAATGCTTTTGGTCTTTACGATATGGCCGGTAATGTTGCTGAATGGGTAAATGACTGGTATGACACTTATCCGAAAAACGGGAGCAATAATTACGCGGGCCCCAAAACTGGTGATTTTCGCGTTATCCGCGGTGGTGGCTGGTCGGACAAGGTAACCGCACTTGCACCAAAGGAACGTGAAAAGCTAAATCCTGCGCAATCCAAAGTGACGATTGGCTTTAGACTGGTCTATTCTACCGGTTTTTAA
- a CDS encoding extracellular solute-binding protein has translation MIGLVKKIGHAGFARLALCVGLMLGAFTTEAAAADTLSIWVMDNGLGSKNAMNRLVKKFYRETGIPVKLTSLSWGEAFNRITRTFADSNEIAPDVIQLGSTWVPHFASIGYIRPIDFMMAKIDSARFLGEGLRSSHISGRPGTYAVPWFIDVRGFFVNERIWQELGFDDSDFESYSHFLGVLKTIANTDLTTEAGVKVTPFALPGKNDWAGQQCMAPFVWSHGGDFVVPAGKGYRSALLDSNTLVGLALYATIMGDAQMAPHSLYENSSDNADGFVRAERVIHYGTSELIKQLDYPVEVGGLANSAIAKDGIKVLNLPSGTHGRFSFMGGSHLALGHKKDSSKYALAEQLLAYMLRADNIDAFSRQVGFLPADRSILHIWNRDSRYSKLVAELEHSRSFPNIPEWGEIENVLIDLSNKMGALFASTKHKKKRSAALAQIVYDANARINEILAYSDSLNYAEKLHWVQRFFLEDYKETYPKNAANLIGRNEMPTADEIKYKFVSSKFLFASIGAGFLVLCVIVVCVVRRRKNKSR, from the coding sequence ATGATTGGACTCGTCAAGAAGATAGGACATGCTGGTTTTGCACGGCTTGCACTTTGTGTGGGCTTGATGCTTGGAGCTTTCACGACCGAGGCCGCGGCTGCAGATACGCTTTCGATTTGGGTCATGGACAATGGGCTCGGGTCGAAAAATGCAATGAACCGGCTTGTGAAAAAGTTCTATCGCGAGACGGGTATTCCGGTCAAGTTGACTTCTTTGAGCTGGGGCGAGGCGTTCAACAGAATTACGCGCACGTTTGCGGATTCGAACGAGATTGCTCCTGACGTCATTCAGCTTGGTTCCACGTGGGTTCCGCATTTTGCGTCGATTGGCTACATCCGCCCTATTGATTTCATGATGGCGAAAATTGATTCGGCTCGATTCTTGGGTGAAGGTCTTCGCAGTTCGCATATTTCAGGGCGCCCCGGAACATACGCTGTGCCGTGGTTCATTGATGTTCGCGGCTTTTTTGTGAACGAACGTATTTGGCAGGAACTGGGTTTCGATGATTCTGATTTTGAATCGTACTCGCATTTCCTTGGCGTTCTGAAGACGATTGCAAATACCGACTTGACCACTGAAGCTGGTGTCAAGGTCACGCCTTTTGCGCTCCCCGGCAAGAATGACTGGGCGGGGCAGCAGTGCATGGCTCCGTTTGTGTGGAGTCATGGTGGTGATTTCGTAGTGCCGGCAGGCAAGGGCTATCGCAGTGCTCTCTTGGATTCGAATACGCTTGTCGGGCTTGCTCTTTATGCAACGATTATGGGCGATGCCCAGATGGCGCCCCATAGCTTGTATGAAAATTCCTCGGACAATGCCGATGGCTTTGTGCGTGCGGAACGCGTCATTCATTATGGTACATCGGAACTGATTAAGCAATTGGATTATCCGGTAGAAGTCGGAGGCCTTGCTAATTCTGCAATTGCAAAAGATGGTATCAAGGTCTTGAATTTGCCGTCGGGCACGCATGGTCGATTCTCGTTCATGGGCGGTAGCCATTTGGCGCTTGGCCATAAAAAGGATTCGTCAAAGTACGCGCTTGCAGAACAGCTGCTTGCTTACATGCTCCGTGCAGATAACATAGATGCCTTCTCTCGCCAGGTTGGATTCTTGCCTGCAGACAGAAGTATCCTCCACATTTGGAACCGCGATTCCCGCTATTCTAAGCTTGTTGCAGAATTGGAACATAGCCGCAGTTTTCCGAATATTCCAGAATGGGGCGAGATTGAAAATGTCTTGATTGACCTTTCAAATAAAATGGGTGCCTTGTTTGCAAGTACAAAGCATAAGAAAAAACGCAGTGCGGCTCTAGCCCAGATAGTTTATGATGCAAATGCCCGGATTAATGAAATACTTGCTTATTCCGATAGCTTGAATTATGCCGAAAAACTCCATTGGGTCCAGCGTTTCTTCTTGGAAGATTACAAAGAAACTTATCCTAAAAATGCGGCGAACTTGATTGGACGAAATGAAATGCCTACGGCCGATGAAATTAAGTATAAATTCGTTTCGTCTAAATTCTTGTTTGCTTCTATTGGTGCGGGATTTTTAGTACTTTGTGTAATTGTTGTTTGCGTTGTAAGACGAAGGAAAAATAAATCTCGCTGA
- a CDS encoding Crp/Fnr family transcriptional regulator, which translates to MDMTAVDLLKGVELFSELNEEQLGMIANLVIVKNFNRDETVVLEGDDSVQALYLIATGSVQVYMTGIDGRETILSFLERGDFFGEMSLIDGEPRSASVRTVTDATLLVIHRESFLSLIRKTPEIAMALMSELCKRLRKANKQIGSLSTMSVSGRVAGTLLNLMQERGVRIHTDNGNMVTVIHNRPTQQQLADMSGTTRETVSRICSLLVRANAIAMTGKDIVIFDEDALQEKATKG; encoded by the coding sequence ATGGATATGACCGCAGTTGATTTGTTGAAGGGAGTTGAACTCTTCTCGGAGCTCAACGAAGAACAGTTGGGAATGATTGCCAATCTGGTAATCGTTAAAAACTTCAATCGCGATGAGACTGTGGTCTTGGAAGGTGACGATTCCGTACAGGCTTTGTACTTAATCGCCACCGGCTCCGTGCAAGTCTATATGACGGGCATCGATGGCCGCGAAACCATTTTGTCTTTCCTTGAACGCGGGGACTTTTTCGGGGAGATGTCGCTCATTGACGGCGAACCCCGGTCTGCCTCCGTCCGTACGGTGACTGATGCAACTTTGCTTGTCATTCACCGTGAATCTTTCCTTAGCTTGATTCGCAAGACTCCCGAAATTGCAATGGCGCTCATGAGCGAACTTTGCAAGAGACTCCGCAAGGCGAACAAGCAGATTGGCTCGCTTTCGACAATGTCTGTATCCGGCCGCGTGGCAGGAACGCTTCTGAACTTGATGCAGGAACGCGGTGTCCGCATCCATACGGACAACGGAAACATGGTGACTGTTATCCATAACCGTCCGACGCAGCAGCAACTTGCCGATATGTCGGGAACGACTCGCGAAACGGTAAGCCGCATTTGTTCCTTGCTTGTCAGGGCGAACGCCATTGCGATGACCGGCAAGGATATTGTCATCTTTGACGAAGATGCGCTCCAAGAAAAAGCTACTAAGGGCTAA
- the aroA gene encoding 3-phosphoshikimate 1-carboxyvinyltransferase, whose amino-acid sequence MNDFQFRPSFIQLPAYHSFEGSLCLPGSKSITNRVFLISALAEGTTHLKNLLKSDDTRYMGEALQRLGVKIDFTDDYKDAVVEGHGGPFDGPSPAIELFLGNAGTAMRSLTAALSLGWGKFILRGEERMSERPIRDLVDALRTLGADVKYLESEGYPPVRIKADGLEGGDVSVRGNISSQYLTALLICAPYCKTPLHIHVEGELISAPYIELTMDVMKRFGVVVRHDDLRDFYVPQGHYKSPGEFFVEGDASSASYPLAAAAIAKGKVRVLGVGSQSHQGDVGFAKVLEKMGAKIEIGPDWIECDGRGCELKGLDMNLNDIPDAAMTVSVLALFAKGTTTIRGIGSWRVKETDRIAAISAELQKVGAHVVADMDTITIEPPEQLQPATIETYNDHRMAMCFSLVSLGGVPMKILDPACVNKTYPHFFEDFGRLAQ is encoded by the coding sequence ATGAACGATTTTCAATTTCGCCCTAGTTTTATTCAGCTCCCAGCTTACCATTCTTTTGAGGGGTCTCTTTGCCTGCCCGGCTCCAAGAGCATCACGAATCGCGTTTTTTTGATTTCTGCACTTGCCGAGGGGACGACCCATCTTAAAAATTTGCTCAAGAGCGATGATACCCGCTATATGGGTGAGGCTTTGCAGCGTCTGGGCGTGAAAATTGATTTTACGGACGATTACAAGGATGCAGTTGTCGAAGGCCATGGTGGTCCGTTTGACGGTCCGAGCCCGGCAATTGAACTTTTCCTCGGGAATGCCGGTACTGCAATGCGCTCGTTGACGGCGGCGCTTTCGCTCGGTTGGGGCAAGTTCATTTTGCGTGGTGAAGAACGTATGAGTGAACGCCCGATTCGCGATCTCGTGGATGCGCTCCGCACGCTTGGTGCAGATGTCAAGTATCTGGAATCCGAAGGATATCCACCGGTGCGAATCAAGGCCGATGGTCTTGAAGGCGGTGACGTGAGTGTTCGCGGAAACATCTCGAGTCAGTATCTTACGGCGCTTTTGATTTGTGCCCCGTACTGCAAGACTCCGCTCCACATTCATGTGGAAGGCGAACTCATTTCCGCTCCGTATATCGAACTTACGATGGATGTGATGAAACGTTTTGGCGTGGTTGTCCGTCACGACGATTTGAGAGATTTTTATGTGCCGCAGGGTCATTACAAGTCTCCTGGCGAATTCTTTGTCGAAGGCGATGCCAGTTCTGCAAGTTATCCGCTTGCGGCTGCTGCGATTGCCAAGGGCAAGGTTCGCGTGCTTGGCGTGGGTAGCCAGAGCCATCAGGGCGATGTCGGCTTTGCGAAAGTTCTCGAAAAGATGGGCGCAAAGATTGAGATTGGTCCGGACTGGATTGAATGTGACGGCCGCGGTTGTGAACTCAAGGGCCTCGACATGAACTTGAACGACATTCCTGATGCGGCGATGACGGTTTCTGTGCTTGCGCTATTTGCAAAGGGGACGACTACGATTCGTGGCATTGGCAGTTGGCGCGTGAAAGAGACCGACCGCATTGCCGCTATTTCGGCGGAACTTCAGAAGGTTGGCGCGCACGTAGTGGCCGACATGGATACGATTACGATTGAACCGCCCGAACAGTTGCAACCGGCAACGATTGAAACCTACAACGACCACCGCATGGCCATGTGCTTTAGCCTTGTCTCGCTCGGTGGTGTGCCTATGAAGATTCTCGATCCCGCGTGTGTGAATAAGACTTATCCCCATTTCTTTGAAGACTTCGGAAGACTCGCTCAATGA
- a CDS encoding adenylosuccinate synthase produces the protein MANRVVIGSQWGDEGKAKVVDFLTLDADIIVRFQGGANAGHTVEVGDKKFVFHLIPSGIMHPDKICVIGNGVVLDPIQTLNEIADLHTKGINPEGRLFIANNAHVVLPYHSTLDKAKEKKAGKAAIGTTGRGIGPCYSDKVNRIGVRVGDLMDERELRPRVEAMAKVHNEEFKVMYDVPEIDPEVVIKDYLELGQKIKPFVADVSEMLYKALKENKRLVFEGAQGTILDVDQGTYPFVTSSNTVAGYASCGAGIGPTAINQVVGVVKAYTTRVGNGPFPTELLDETGDTLRKIGNEYGATTGRNRRCGWFDAPVVRKAAMVNGLTHLAITKLDVLDTFDTIKICTHYECDGEKIENFPNQLSKVGRCVPVYEEMPGWKCDTTKCRKLEELPANARKYLDRMAELVGVKIGMISIGAKRDQSIVVDLD, from the coding sequence ATGGCAAATCGTGTTGTTATCGGCTCCCAGTGGGGTGACGAAGGAAAAGCCAAGGTTGTTGATTTCTTAACGCTCGATGCAGATATTATCGTGCGTTTCCAGGGCGGCGCAAATGCCGGCCATACCGTGGAAGTAGGCGACAAGAAGTTCGTATTCCACTTGATTCCCTCGGGCATTATGCACCCGGACAAGATTTGCGTCATCGGTAACGGCGTTGTGCTCGACCCGATCCAGACATTGAACGAAATTGCAGACCTCCACACGAAGGGCATCAACCCGGAAGGTCGTCTGTTCATCGCTAACAACGCACACGTCGTGCTCCCGTACCACTCCACCTTGGATAAGGCCAAGGAAAAAAAGGCTGGTAAGGCTGCTATCGGTACAACGGGTCGCGGTATCGGTCCGTGCTATAGCGACAAGGTGAACCGCATTGGCGTGCGCGTGGGTGACCTCATGGACGAACGCGAACTCCGTCCGCGTGTCGAAGCCATGGCCAAGGTTCACAACGAAGAATTCAAGGTGATGTACGATGTTCCGGAAATCGATCCGGAAGTGGTCATCAAGGACTACCTCGAACTAGGCCAGAAGATCAAGCCGTTCGTTGCCGACGTGAGCGAAATGCTTTACAAGGCTTTGAAGGAAAACAAGCGCCTCGTGTTCGAAGGTGCTCAGGGTACAATCCTCGACGTCGACCAGGGCACTTACCCGTTCGTGACCTCCAGCAACACTGTTGCCGGTTATGCAAGCTGCGGCGCAGGCATTGGCCCCACGGCTATCAACCAGGTTGTCGGTGTCGTCAAGGCTTACACGACCCGCGTGGGTAACGGTCCGTTCCCGACGGAACTTTTGGACGAAACGGGCGACACGCTCCGCAAGATCGGTAACGAATACGGTGCAACGACCGGTCGTAACCGCCGCTGCGGCTGGTTCGACGCTCCGGTGGTTCGCAAGGCTGCCATGGTGAATGGCCTCACGCACCTCGCAATTACCAAGCTCGACGTGCTCGATACGTTCGATACCATCAAGATTTGCACTCACTACGAATGTGATGGCGAAAAGATCGAAAACTTCCCGAACCAGCTTTCCAAGGTCGGACGTTGCGTGCCGGTTTACGAAGAAATGCCGGGCTGGAAGTGCGATACTACCAAGTGCCGTAAGCTCGAAGAATTGCCGGCTAACGCTCGCAAGTATCTCGATCGCATGGCTGAACTTGTTGGCGTGAAGATCGGTATGATTTCTATCGGTGCTAAGCGCGACCAGAGTATCGTCGTTGATCTGGACTAA
- a CDS encoding tetratricopeptide repeat protein: MRHVLFSWVLSLGMAALCACSSAPAKKSDVDTKTLTAADSALVKKVAEDVDSKQPKVEVDLEAAHEFFFLAKTMEMRGEHRQADFFWKQAYKADPTSRYLGFGVAERLVAAGEDSLALVEAKKASKLKGKRTAAQYALLARLYVKAGEVDSCRKYFVMGLDSSRYQDMGLLYDYSLFLEMVRDEKELVRVYDLLLPKVNYISTLFQRQLSLLLDMGRDSAVVELFGKAHDATGDKQMLLQKVRGLMAMKRFKEAVAVVDTLTSAKPEDEEMTIMVLSSIPGDSAYAFAKKKYYEDGVRTPAVLCFIGQYEYDIDMRDSAKVHLLASVDKLQGQPKYANRAYLGLVNIFASEQNYAEAIKYAEKSDSVSNGDTRMLLASVYALADKYEKAFPLLDSLMTFWETWKPLPGVVDSANLVQMKNEAQIKYLQVLDIYSRALIGEALDIEKDLRADSAKKARAVENRTRAESMLEKFFAKDSSYSRVRLSMAMNLERLKRYDESFRHFEALLKLPEFSPHEMASTLNYYGYSLIEINRTPAEVEKGYKLVLEALTLEKDGEGKDAYLDSKAWGLYRMGRFDEAYQTMQLIDSKKMSRDDVFWEHLGAIQEALGLKKEARKSYKKLQKLNPKHPAVLKFFGKKK; the protein is encoded by the coding sequence ATGCGTCATGTACTTTTTTCGTGGGTGCTTTCTTTGGGAATGGCGGCTTTGTGCGCCTGTAGCTCTGCTCCTGCCAAAAAGAGTGACGTTGATACAAAAACTCTAACCGCAGCTGATTCAGCCTTGGTGAAAAAAGTCGCCGAGGATGTCGATTCCAAGCAGCCCAAGGTCGAGGTAGATCTCGAAGCCGCCCATGAGTTTTTCTTCCTTGCAAAAACCATGGAAATGCGCGGTGAACATCGCCAGGCGGATTTCTTTTGGAAACAGGCCTACAAGGCCGATCCGACAAGCCGCTATTTGGGATTTGGCGTTGCCGAACGTCTAGTTGCCGCGGGCGAAGATTCGCTTGCCCTCGTCGAAGCAAAAAAGGCTTCCAAGCTCAAGGGTAAACGCACTGCTGCTCAGTATGCTTTGCTTGCACGTCTTTATGTAAAGGCGGGCGAAGTTGATTCTTGCCGCAAGTATTTTGTGATGGGCCTTGATTCCTCGCGCTATCAGGACATGGGCCTCCTTTATGATTATAGCTTGTTCCTTGAAATGGTTCGCGATGAAAAGGAACTTGTTCGCGTTTACGACTTGCTTTTGCCCAAGGTCAATTACATTTCCACATTGTTCCAGCGCCAGCTTTCGCTCCTTTTGGACATGGGTCGCGATTCTGCAGTTGTAGAACTTTTCGGAAAGGCTCATGATGCTACTGGCGACAAGCAAATGCTCTTGCAGAAAGTTCGCGGTCTCATGGCAATGAAGCGCTTTAAGGAAGCTGTTGCTGTTGTCGATACGCTCACAAGTGCAAAACCCGAAGATGAAGAAATGACGATTATGGTACTTTCTTCGATTCCTGGGGACAGCGCCTATGCCTTTGCTAAAAAGAAGTATTACGAAGATGGCGTGCGTACGCCTGCGGTTTTGTGCTTTATAGGCCAGTACGAATACGATATCGACATGCGCGACAGCGCGAAGGTGCATTTGCTCGCATCTGTCGATAAACTGCAAGGGCAGCCGAAATATGCAAACCGCGCTTACCTTGGACTTGTGAATATTTTCGCAAGCGAGCAGAATTATGCAGAGGCTATCAAGTATGCCGAAAAGTCCGACTCCGTATCGAACGGCGATACCAGAATGTTGCTTGCTTCCGTGTATGCTCTTGCCGATAAATACGAAAAGGCTTTCCCGCTGCTCGATTCTCTCATGACATTTTGGGAAACGTGGAAACCGCTCCCTGGCGTTGTGGATTCTGCAAATCTCGTGCAGATGAAGAACGAAGCGCAAATCAAGTACTTGCAGGTTTTGGACATCTATTCGAGAGCGCTTATCGGTGAAGCTCTGGACATTGAAAAGGATTTGCGTGCCGATTCTGCGAAAAAGGCTCGTGCAGTTGAAAACCGCACAAGAGCAGAATCCATGCTCGAAAAGTTCTTCGCAAAGGATTCTTCGTATAGCCGCGTGCGCCTTTCGATGGCGATGAACTTGGAACGCCTCAAGCGCTATGACGAATCGTTCCGCCATTTTGAAGCGTTATTGAAACTGCCTGAATTCTCGCCGCACGAAATGGCTTCGACTTTGAACTATTACGGCTATTCGTTAATCGAAATCAACCGCACTCCTGCCGAAGTCGAGAAGGGATATAAGCTTGTGCTCGAAGCGCTCACGCTTGAAAAAGATGGCGAAGGCAAGGACGCTTATTTGGATTCCAAGGCTTGGGGCTTGTACCGCATGGGCCGCTTTGACGAAGCTTACCAGACGATGCAATTGATTGACAGCAAGAAAATGAGCCGCGACGATGTGTTCTGGGAACACTTGGGCGCAATTCAAGAAGCTCTTGGCTTAAAGAAAGAAGCCCGCAAGTCGTACAAAAAATTGCAAAAGCTGAATCCGAAGCACCCCGCTGTATTGAAGTTCTTTGGCAAAAAGAAGTAG
- a CDS encoding PASTA domain-containing protein: MNKIKSIWNKIRQTAFFKAFVIWIVVVVALVFMVDKLLMPAFAGAFARTGEVPNLEGLSEKAAEAALTSAGFKYEWIKEGRYSTQVPAGMVLVQMPKAGRTAKIGRTVKLTKSLGLRKVVIPDLRGKSQKQADISLARAGLIQGEIVKGAHQSIPRGVVIRTIPIAGDTVRVGDTVKVVISAGVTTGRILLPNFEGILMDEVYPQMDRLGFKVGSVKRQKNEEGARPGSVIETSPKYGDYLKPGTRVNFIIAD, translated from the coding sequence ATGAATAAAATAAAATCGATTTGGAATAAGATAAGGCAAACAGCTTTTTTCAAGGCTTTCGTCATTTGGATTGTTGTTGTTGTCGCGCTTGTCTTTATGGTCGATAAGCTTTTGATGCCTGCATTTGCAGGTGCATTCGCCCGTACAGGTGAAGTTCCGAATTTGGAAGGCCTTTCCGAAAAAGCTGCAGAAGCGGCTTTGACTTCGGCTGGCTTTAAGTACGAATGGATAAAAGAAGGCCGCTACAGCACGCAGGTGCCTGCAGGTATGGTGCTTGTGCAAATGCCCAAAGCTGGCCGCACTGCAAAAATTGGACGCACGGTAAAGCTCACGAAAAGCCTCGGTCTCCGCAAGGTTGTTATTCCTGATTTGCGTGGCAAGAGCCAAAAGCAAGCCGATATTTCGCTTGCCCGAGCTGGCCTTATTCAAGGTGAAATTGTGAAGGGCGCCCACCAGAGTATTCCGCGCGGTGTCGTGATTCGTACAATCCCGATTGCTGGCGATACCGTTCGTGTTGGCGATACGGTGAAGGTCGTGATTTCTGCCGGCGTTACGACAGGTCGAATTTTGCTCCCCAATTTCGAAGGAATTCTCATGGATGAAGTTTATCCGCAAATGGATAGGCTTGGTTTTAAGGTTGGTTCTGTAAAGCGTCAAAAGAATGAAGAAGGCGCACGTCCTGGTTCTGTTATCGAAACGTCTCCGAAATACGGTGACTATCTGAAGCCGGGTACTCGCGTAAACTTTATTATTGCTGACTAA